Below is a window of Thermoplasmata archaeon DNA.
TCGGAGAAGAAGATGCGGACGCGAGCCTGCGGCATGCGGACCGCTTCCGGCAGTGGGCGTTGGCGAAGCTCGCGGCGAGCGGCTAGGCCACCCGCGCCCTCGCGGCCAGCACGCTCCGAACGCCTCCCGGTCCTCCTTCGTCAGCTCGACGGTCCTCACGTGGGCCTCGGCGCCGGAGCGCTTGAGGAACTCGAGGACGCGTTTCGCCCCCTCCGTCCGCACGATCACCACCCCGCGGATCCGCCGCGCGTGCGGGATCTCGTCCAGGAATCGCTTCCTCCGGACCACGTACGCCCACCGTGGCTCGACGTCCGCGGCCCGACCAGGCACTTCACGAGGTCGCTCGCCCGAGCCTCCTCATGCTTCGACGGAAGGCCCCGCGACACGGAGGGACCTGATCCTGCACCCATTCCGGCGAGCGCGGCCGGAAGGAATGTCTAGGCTCGCTCCTTGAGGATCCGGTCGACCCTCCGGCGCAGCGCCTTCCATTCCTCCGCGACGCCGAAGCGTCCCGCCAGGGAGGACACGTGGCGCAGGTCGAGCCGCGGGCGTTGCCTGACGTATACGGCCTCCGCGTCGAGAAGATCCTGGGGCGAACCGAACAGCAGCTTCGCGACGATCAGGTCCTCCGGCGCGTCGACGTAGAGGAACCTGCGGCCGCTGCGGACCCTGCGGCGGAGCTCGAGCGCGACCCGCTCCCGGGCCGTGTAGGAGCCTTTGCAGTCGAGGCGGTACTCCGACTCGCGGTCGTGGACGGTGAAATGGCTGCGCTCGCGCAGGGCGTCCACGATGTCCTCGGGGGAGACGGAGAACCCGCTCCCCCGAAAGGCCCTGGCGAGGCGTTCCGCATCGCCTTCCCGGACCTCCAGGATCAGGTCCACGTCGAACGTGCTTCGGGGACGGCCGTACAGGTTCGCTCCGACCCCGCCGACGATGACGTACCGGATGCGCAGCGAGGAAAGGATCCGGGCGGCTTCGCGGACGACGGCGGCGAGGTCCCTCATCGCCTCGCCTGGTTCATCCGGAGGACGGCGGCGTTATGGACCTCGAGGGCACGCAGGGACTCCTCCGGTGTCTGGGTTCGCCGGGAAAGGGCCTCGAGAATCACGTCCACCTCGCGGCGCGCCGCCTCGATCCTTCGGAAACGGGCCTTCGTGGTCCCCATGGAGGAGACGATGTCCCCGGACCGGATAAACGATTCGGAGAGGGGCGCGTACGAGGCGTCCGAGGGAGCGAGGGGAAAGGCGGGTGGGAACGGGAGCGCAGCGGCGCGACCGTCGTCGGCCGCGTCGAGGACGGCAAGCCGGGTCTCTTCCACGGTCCCGAACTCCGTGCCCCACGAGGCCCTCAGGCTTCCAGGCTCCGACGCACCCACTCGAGGAAGCGCGCGGCATCCCGGAGGACCCGCTCCGCGTGGGACCGGGACGCCCGGGCGCCGAGGTAGCCGAAGGTCGAGCGCTCGTCGAGGTCGCGCTTCAGGACGTCCCGCTGGGACGCGTCCCCAAGGATCCGGACGACGTCCACGTGGTGGCGCACGGCCTCGCGGTGGTCCAGGGACGCCACGGCGCCGAGCACGTGCGCCGTAAGCCCGTCGTTCGCGTGGATCTGGGACTGGACCGCGTCGCTTCCGGTGGCAGAGCACCGGGCACGCCTGGCCTGCGGCCCTATGGCTTCGGCACCTTCCGGGCCGTCACCTTCGGAACCTTCCTCGCCCAGGTGACCTTGTTTCGGGCACGGATCCAGCCGAGAACGATGACGAACCCACCTCCCAAACTACTGCATCCGCTGAAGGTTGCATACGGCTGGTTCAGGACCCCGCTGTCGGTGAGGAAGATCGCGAAGGCGATGAAGAGCGCGATGGCGCCCGCCCATGGTAGATCGCTCCACCCGAAGAACGACTTCCGAGGTGCCATGCCAAAACCCCCATCGCTCCCTCGAAGCAAGGCCCTTCCGGCGGAGAATCGCCTCGGCGTGGTGGGGCCCGGTCACGGTGGTACCCTGCACGAGGTGAGATACGTGGTGTTCGTCGCGGAGAGGGAGTCGCCGGGATACCCCAGGAGGATCGTCTTCGTGACCACGAACGTCCCGCCTTGGGCCATGGGCCAAAACCCCATCGCGTACGTCCCGGGCCGGAGCGAGACGTTCAGCGTCCCATTCCAGGGGACCATCGGATTCCCGCACGGGGAGCCGTGGCTGAACGTGGGGAGCGGCACATCCGAAGGATCGATCACGAACGCACCTCCGCGGTTGGCGTACCATGCGCCGACCACGCGTCCGATGCCACCGACCACGGCAAAGCTCACGTTGTAGCCGAACGGGTCGATGACCGTCCCCGCAGGGATCGGCAACGTGGTGGGGAGGCGTGTGGGCCGGGGCTCGCCGATTCCGAGCGCGATGACCACGGCGACCACGACGACCGCCACGACGATGACCAGGAGCGCCCCGTTCTCCGGCTTCATGGCAATGCGTCCATCGATTCGCAACCCGATAGCATTGTTGGTTCCGTGGGGGAGCCGCCGGGAAAGGGAGTCCCTTCCCGACGCGTGAAGGGGTAGTCTCCCAAGGAAAACGTCCCACCTCATCACACACGGGGAGCCATGTGGCCTCTGGAGGTCCAAGGAGCTTCGCAAGGAACGCAAGCATGCAGCGCACAATCCCTTGTGTCCAGCGTGCAGTCCGTGCACGATCGTAGCGCGGTGTGTGCTTGGCGACGGTGTCTCCTTCCTCTCACTTCTGCGCTGGACCCGGTGGTGTCGCCCCCGAAGGCGGCAGGGGGACCTTCGCTATCGTTAAGGCGATTTTCTCAAGTGCACTTTGGGCCACGTTCCCGTCCTTCAGCTGGGCAGCCAGCAGATTGGCGTAGTAGAGGTCGTGCGTAGCCACCAGCGCATCATGGAATTTCCCTACGGCATCGCTTGCACCATGGTACATGCTCAGGTAAATGGCGCCGACGAAGTCGGTCGCGAAGGAACCTGACCCGCCGATGACGCCAGTGATGACTTGTTTCGTGATGTCCGTCCCCGGGGGGCTGGAGACGATGAAGTACAGGGTCACGAGTATGATGACGAAGCCCATCGCAAGCAGGGCGAGGCCTGTGGCGAAAATCCAGGCCCCCTGTCTCAGGATTTGGTCGTAGTACCGTTTCATCTCGTTCTCGTGGGCACGGTACAGCCTGGCAGCCCTCTGCGCATCAGGTTTCCAGTCGTCGAGTTTCAGGGCTTTCTCCATTTCGAGGTCGCGCACTGCCTGCTCATGGGAGGCGACCGGGAAGACGAAAGGAATGGCGAATCCCACAAGCCCCACCACCCAGAGGAGGCTCGACAAGACGTTGTGAGTCTCCAGGTAATCGCCAATCCCGATTGGCACCGATGCGGCGCCGATGGCAATCCCGAGAAGGGAAAGCAGCCGGTACAAGGTCCGGTCCGGTCCCATTCAGCGTCTCTGATCCTGTCGTCTATGGAGCGCTGTTGCGGTTGTTCCGACTCCGTCTTCCCAGCCGAGCCCGTCTCCACGATAGAAACAAGGTTCCGGACAATTCGGAGTTCTGCGATGAGGAGCCAGCCGAACCCAGCCTTTTGGAGTACCCGGTCGACTCCCTCAAGATCCTTCTGAATCGACGCCAGAGTTCGGCTCGATCCATCCTCGGCCGGCACGAAATCCCTCCGGGCGCCGCAGAGACCGCTAGCGGCAAGAATCCGATGTATATGCCTTGGCCGAGTCGGGGCCAACAGAGAGGCGATGTCCGTTCTTCCAGATCGGTTTCGCGGTTGGAGGACAGCCTCAAAACCGCGAGCCTGCGACCAAGGAACGGGCTGTCGCACCGCTGTCGCCACGCCTTGGTCCGTTCGCCCGTCGCCTCGGGGAACCGCATGCGGGCATTCGGGCAGCGAATGGCTTTCCGACCGGTGCGCAATCAACCGCGGCCGCGCACGAGCCGGTACCCGATGGCCGTCCCCATCCTCTGGCCGTAGCCCAGGGAGATCAGGTGCATGCCCATGGGCTCCAGGTAACGCGCGGCCTTCAACGGACCCGCGTCGACGGGCTCGAACCCAATGTCCCGTCCCAGGGCCATGACCACGGCCTTGGCCTTCGGGTCGTCCCCGGCGACGGGCAAGGTGAGCGGCTGCCCTGCGAGTCGGCCGCTGGCCATGTTTTGCGCGAAGATCGTGTTGAACGCCTTGACGACGCTCGCGTCGGGCACGAGCTTGGCGAGCTCCTCGGCGCCGGACGTCGTGAATCCCAGGGCCAGTTCCCCGCTGGGCGAGAGGACGTTCGTCGGGTCGATCACCGTCTTGCCCTTCAGGTTCCCCAGGCCCGCGGCCTCGATCGTGTCCTTCAGGGCGGAGTACGGGACCGCGAGGATCGCCGCCTCGGCCCACGCCGCGGCCCGCCTCATCGTCTCGACCTTCGTGCCCGGGGGCACGTCGGCCTTGGACGGGTCCCGGGAACCGAACGTGACCTCGTGCCTCGTCTTCGAGAGACCCTTGGCGAGGGCCTGGCCCACATGACCCGTTCCCAGAATCGCGAGCTTCATCGGTGTCACCCGGCAGCCCCATGCCCGGCGCGATAGAAAAGGGTCATCCACGGTTCGCGTACGCCGTGCGAAGCCCGCCACAAGCCGGCGACCCCCTCTGCCTCCCCGATTTCGGTGTTCGGCTCGAACCCGCCCGGGTGGGAGGAGCGGCCGCGACGGCCGCGAAGTCGGCGCGCGAATAGCATGCGATATCCGACCCGCACGAGGGTGGGCCGAAAGGGCATGCCCTCGAACAGTCGATACGGAGGTTCCTAGGGCGGCGGAGGCGATTCCGGGATGCCATGCCGCTCCAGGGACTCCACCTCCTCCTCAGCTACCAATGCACCCTCGAGTGCGATCACTGCTTCGTCTGGAGCAGCCCGGAGGCGCGGGGAACGATGTCCCTGTCGGATGTCCGGAGGATCTTGCGCCAGGCGGAGGACCTCGGCGGCATCGAGTGGATCTTCTTCGAGGGCGGCGAGCCCTTCTTGTTTTACCCCCTCCTCCTCAAGAGCGTCCGCCTCGCTGC
It encodes the following:
- a CDS encoding NAD(P)-binding domain-containing protein is translated as MKLAILGTGHVGQALAKGLSKTRHEVTFGSRDPSKADVPPGTKVETMRRAAAWAEAAILAVPYSALKDTIEAAGLGNLKGKTVIDPTNVLSPSGELALGFTTSGAEELAKLVPDASVVKAFNTIFAQNMASGRLAGQPLTLPVAGDDPKAKAVVMALGRDIGFEPVDAGPLKAARYLEPMGMHLISLGYGQRMGTAIGYRLVRGRG